One Streptomyces fagopyri DNA window includes the following coding sequences:
- a CDS encoding ATP-dependent DNA helicase: MPARITDPEQLKELLGIPFTPEQTACITAPPAPQVIVAGAGSGKTTVMAARVVWLVGTGQVAPEQVLGLTFTNKAAGELAERVRKALIRAGVTDPDVIDPDNPPGEPVISTYHAFAGRLLTDHGLRIGLEPTSRLLADATRYQLAARVLRESPGPYPALTRSFPDLVGDLLTLDSELAEHLVRPEDLRAHDAALLRALESAKLTNADLRKVPEAAAARRELAELVVRYRAAKRERDLLDFGDQIALSATLARTRPEVGGILRDEFRVVLLDEYQDTSVAQRVLLAGLFGAGTGHPVTAVGDPCQAIYGWRGASVANLDDFPEHFAHADGRPATRQSLSENRRSGGRLLDLANGLAEPLRAMHAGVEALRPAPGAEHDGVVHCALLPTHAEEIDWLADSLAHLVRTGKAPGEIAVLCRTAGDFAEIQGALVARDIPVEVVGLSGLLHLPEVADLVAVCEVLQDPGANASLVRLLTGPRWRIGPRDLALLGRRARLLVSHTRVGADDDADRRLAAAVEGVDPAEVISLADALDTFLEMPVEAGRDDGLPFSPDARVRFARLATELRDLRRSLADPLMDVLHRVLAVTGLEVELSASPHALAARRRETLSNFLDAAASFAAGDGEATLLAFLGFLRTAAQYEKGLDNALPGGENTVKVLTAHKSKGLEWDVVAVPGLVTGTFPSTQGREKWTAQGKVLPHELRGDADTLPDIDTWDAKGIKAFHEAMKDHQRTEELRLGYVTFTRPRSLLLGSGHWWGPSQKRPRGPSDFLHALYDHCAAGHGEIEAWADEPAEDEDNPALHEAAADHAWPLPLDDTALARRRAAAETVLAHLERVASHEDPHPAAHDPSSHDDPEWPPPPDDDETPFADEFPPEENDALPEDDGTVLVADDDLPVGDDSDWDSWTTHRPTLPHQAPAPETRPAPGPPGTQDGRPHPQDAPVRLTPEETRTLASWDRDLDALTGELQRARASVTDVPLPASLTASQVLHLAADPDGFAQELARPMPRPPQPAARRGTRFHAWVESRFEELRLPMLEPEDLPGSDAEIADERDLEDLKDAFERTPYAHRTPHRVETPFQLTIAGRVVRGRIDAVYKEDDGDGTTYEIVDWKTSRTRTADPLQLAVYRLAWAEQQGVPPEAVKATFVYIRSGEIVRPRNLPDRAALERLLTQDTRDPRQEPAEEPPDRHTSAGG, encoded by the coding sequence GTGCCCGCCCGTATCACCGATCCCGAGCAGCTCAAGGAGCTCCTCGGCATCCCCTTCACCCCGGAGCAGACGGCCTGCATCACCGCACCGCCCGCCCCGCAGGTGATCGTGGCCGGAGCCGGATCCGGGAAGACCACGGTGATGGCGGCACGCGTGGTCTGGCTCGTCGGCACGGGACAGGTCGCCCCCGAACAGGTCCTCGGCCTGACGTTCACCAACAAGGCCGCGGGCGAACTCGCCGAACGCGTCCGCAAGGCACTCATCAGGGCCGGCGTCACCGACCCGGACGTGATCGACCCCGACAATCCGCCCGGCGAACCCGTCATCTCCACCTACCACGCCTTCGCCGGCCGCCTGCTGACCGACCACGGACTGCGCATCGGCCTCGAACCGACGTCCCGCCTGCTCGCCGACGCCACCCGCTACCAGCTCGCCGCCCGCGTCCTGCGCGAGTCACCCGGACCGTACCCGGCACTCACCCGCTCCTTCCCCGACCTCGTCGGCGACCTCCTCACCCTCGACTCCGAACTCGCCGAACACCTCGTACGCCCCGAGGACCTGCGCGCCCACGACGCCGCACTGCTGCGCGCCCTGGAGAGCGCCAAACTCACCAACGCCGACCTCCGCAAGGTCCCCGAGGCAGCCGCCGCCCGGCGCGAACTCGCCGAACTGGTCGTCCGCTACCGCGCGGCCAAACGCGAACGCGACCTCCTCGACTTCGGTGACCAGATCGCCCTCTCGGCCACCCTGGCCCGCACCCGCCCCGAGGTCGGGGGCATCCTCCGCGACGAGTTCCGCGTGGTCCTGCTCGACGAGTACCAGGACACCTCGGTGGCGCAGCGCGTACTGCTCGCCGGACTCTTCGGAGCCGGCACGGGACACCCCGTGACCGCGGTCGGCGACCCGTGCCAGGCCATCTACGGCTGGCGCGGCGCCTCCGTCGCCAACCTCGACGACTTCCCCGAACACTTCGCGCACGCCGACGGCCGCCCCGCCACCCGCCAGTCACTCAGCGAGAACCGCCGCAGCGGCGGCCGCCTCCTCGACCTCGCCAACGGCCTCGCCGAACCCCTGCGCGCGATGCACGCGGGCGTGGAGGCCCTGCGGCCCGCCCCCGGAGCCGAGCACGACGGCGTCGTCCACTGCGCCCTGCTGCCCACCCACGCCGAGGAGATCGACTGGCTCGCCGACTCCCTCGCCCACCTCGTACGCACCGGGAAAGCCCCCGGCGAGATCGCCGTGCTGTGCCGCACGGCGGGCGACTTCGCCGAGATCCAGGGCGCGCTCGTCGCCCGCGACATCCCCGTCGAGGTCGTCGGCCTCTCCGGGCTGCTGCACCTCCCCGAGGTCGCCGACCTCGTCGCCGTCTGCGAAGTCCTCCAGGACCCCGGCGCCAACGCCTCCCTGGTACGCCTGCTCACCGGACCACGCTGGCGGATCGGCCCGCGCGACCTCGCCCTCCTGGGACGGCGCGCCCGCCTCCTCGTGTCCCACACGCGCGTGGGCGCCGACGACGACGCCGACCGCCGGCTCGCCGCCGCCGTCGAGGGGGTCGATCCCGCCGAGGTGATATCGCTCGCCGACGCCCTCGACACGTTCCTGGAGATGCCCGTCGAGGCCGGGAGGGACGACGGACTGCCCTTCTCACCGGACGCCCGGGTGCGCTTCGCACGGCTCGCCACCGAACTGCGCGACCTGCGCCGCTCACTCGCCGACCCCCTGATGGACGTCCTGCACCGGGTGCTCGCCGTCACCGGCCTGGAGGTCGAACTCTCCGCGTCCCCGCACGCCCTCGCCGCGCGCCGCCGCGAGACCCTCTCGAACTTCCTCGACGCCGCGGCGTCCTTCGCCGCGGGCGACGGCGAGGCGACCCTGCTCGCCTTCCTCGGCTTCCTGCGCACCGCCGCGCAGTACGAGAAGGGCCTCGACAACGCGCTGCCCGGCGGTGAGAACACCGTCAAAGTGCTCACCGCCCACAAGTCCAAGGGCCTGGAATGGGACGTCGTCGCCGTCCCCGGCCTCGTCACCGGAACCTTCCCCAGCACCCAGGGGCGCGAGAAATGGACAGCCCAGGGCAAGGTCCTCCCGCACGAACTGCGCGGAGACGCCGACACCCTGCCCGACATCGACACCTGGGACGCCAAGGGCATCAAGGCCTTCCACGAGGCCATGAAGGACCACCAGCGCACCGAGGAGCTCCGCCTCGGCTACGTGACCTTCACCCGCCCCCGCTCGCTCCTGCTCGGCTCCGGCCACTGGTGGGGCCCCTCCCAGAAGCGCCCGCGCGGCCCCTCCGACTTCCTGCACGCCCTGTACGACCACTGCGCGGCCGGACACGGGGAGATCGAGGCCTGGGCCGACGAACCGGCGGAGGACGAGGACAACCCGGCCCTGCACGAAGCGGCGGCGGACCACGCGTGGCCGCTCCCGCTCGACGACACGGCACTCGCCCGCCGCCGCGCGGCCGCCGAGACCGTACTCGCCCACCTGGAGCGGGTGGCCTCCCACGAAGACCCCCACCCCGCCGCCCACGACCCGTCCTCCCACGACGACCCGGAGTGGCCGCCCCCGCCGGACGACGACGAGACCCCCTTCGCGGACGAGTTCCCCCCCGAAGAAAACGACGCCCTCCCCGAAGACGACGGCACCGTCCTCGTGGCGGACGACGATCTCCCCGTGGGTGACGACTCCGACTGGGACTCCTGGACGACCCACCGCCCGACGCTCCCGCACCAGGCGCCCGCACCGGAGACCCGACCGGCCCCCGGGCCCCCAGGGACCCAGGACGGCCGCCCCCACCCGCAAGACGCCCCCGTCCGCCTCACCCCCGAGGAAACCCGCACCCTCGCCTCCTGGGACCGCGACCTCGACGCACTCACCGGAGAGCTCCAGCGCGCCCGCGCGAGCGTCACCGACGTCCCCCTGCCCGCCTCGCTCACCGCCTCACAGGTACTGCACCTGGCCGCCGACCCCGACGGCTTCGCACAGGAACTCGCGCGCCCCATGCCGCGCCCCCCACAACCCGCCGCCCGCCGCGGAACCCGCTTCCACGCCTGGGTGGAGTCCCGCTTCGAGGAACTGCGGCTGCCCATGCTCGAACCGGAGGACCTGCCCGGCAGCGACGCCGAGATCGCCGACGAACGCGACCTGGAGGACCTCAAGGACGCCTTCGAACGCACGCCCTACGCACACCGCACGCCCCACCGTGTCGAGACCCCCTTCCAGCTCACCATCGCCGGACGCGTCGTCCGGGGCCGCATCGACGCCGTCTACAAGGAGGACGACGGCGACGGCACCACGTACGAGATCGTCGACTGGAAGACCAGCCGCACCCGCACCGCCGACCCCCTCCAGCTCGCCGTCTACCGCCTCGCCTGGGCCGAGCAGCAGGGCGTCCCCCCGGAGGCCGTCAAGGCCACGTTCGTATACATCCGCAGCGGCGAGATCGTCCGCCCCCGCAACCTCCCCGACCGAGCCGCCCTGGAACGGCTGCTCACCCAGGACACACGGGACCCGCGACAGGAGCCGGCCGAAGAACCGCCGGACCGACACACCTCCGCGGGCGGCTAG
- a CDS encoding ATP-dependent helicase has product MSSSSSTRRPPHPQVRQGTRGAYRLVRTAPVRVGPPRLDAGQRAVVDHGSGPLLVLAGPGTGKTTTLVESVAARIAHGGDPERILVLTFSRKAAVELRDRMALRIGAARAPRATTFHSFCYALVRAHQDSDLFVEPLRLLSGPEQDVAVRELLAGQPDLERLGLAHVRWPDELRACLTTRGFADEVRAVLARSRELGLDPDALNAFARRIGRPDWGAAAAFLAEYLDVLDLQGVLDYAELVHRAVLLTGRQGVAERLAAQYDAVYVDEYQDTDPAQVRLLRALAGGGRTLVAFGDPDQSIYAFRGADVNGILDFPDAFPRADGHPAPVEVLRTSRRSDATLLAATRRLTQRMPLTRLPAQKVRAHRELTPVRDGGTVEVCTYPTAGTELDNIADILRRAHLEDGVPWGEMAVLVRAGSRTIPVIRRSLTAAGVPLDIDGDDLPLRHEPAVTPLLTALRAVARAESGTGTGPAPRPGADNDAPEAARTPSEDAALQETVSWLDTETALTLLASPLAGMDAADLRRLGRALREEERTAGNHVPPPSDELLTLALAEPERLVAHDPAYARGAQRLGALLRTARERLAGGGTAEEALWDLWAGTPWPQRLERAARRGGAAGRNADRDLDAVCALFATAARAEERTGGRGALNFLEEIDAQDIAADTLSRRAVRPEAVRLMTAHRSKGLQWRLVVVAGVQEGLWPDLRRRGSLLEADRIGRDGLAEPLTPGALLSEERRLFYVAATRARERLVVTAVKAPADDGDQPSRFLTELGVEPKDVTGRPRRPLSVAALVAELRATTVDPRVSEPLRQAAAHRLARLAALADDDGRPLVPSAHPYRWWGMYDPTESKVPLRDRDHPVVLSGSALDQLANTCALQWFLGREVKADAPATAAQGFGNVVHVLADEVASGRTPADLDVLMERLDSVWNALAFDAPWKSAQEKEHARVALERFLKWHIDSNQVRPGRTPVASEHDFDVTLEAGSYEVRIRGSMDRVETDTEGRAYVVDFKTGKHAPSAAEVAHHPQLAVYQLAVREGAVDDAFDGVRPAPGGAELVQLRQGAAQKNGGETLPKVQAQEPLTGEWVGDLLATAAGKVLDERFSPTTGQHCTHCAFRASCSARAEGRHVVE; this is encoded by the coding sequence GTGAGCTCCTCTTCCTCCACCAGGCGCCCGCCGCACCCCCAGGTGCGGCAGGGGACCCGCGGCGCGTACCGACTGGTGCGCACCGCGCCGGTCCGGGTGGGCCCCCCTCGTCTGGACGCAGGACAGCGCGCGGTGGTTGACCACGGCTCGGGCCCGCTCCTCGTGCTGGCGGGACCCGGCACCGGCAAGACGACCACCCTCGTCGAATCCGTGGCGGCCCGGATCGCACACGGCGGCGACCCGGAACGCATCCTGGTGCTCACCTTCAGCCGCAAGGCGGCCGTCGAACTGCGCGACCGCATGGCGCTGCGCATCGGGGCCGCCCGCGCCCCCCGGGCCACCACCTTCCACTCGTTCTGCTACGCCCTGGTCCGCGCCCACCAGGACAGCGACCTGTTCGTGGAACCACTGCGGCTGCTGTCCGGACCCGAACAGGACGTGGCGGTGCGCGAGCTGCTCGCCGGCCAGCCCGACCTGGAACGGCTCGGCCTCGCCCATGTCCGCTGGCCCGACGAACTGCGCGCCTGCCTGACCACCCGAGGCTTCGCCGACGAGGTCCGCGCCGTCCTGGCACGCAGCCGCGAACTGGGGCTGGACCCCGACGCCCTGAACGCCTTCGCCCGCCGGATCGGCCGCCCCGACTGGGGCGCCGCCGCGGCCTTCCTCGCCGAGTACCTCGACGTTCTCGACCTGCAAGGAGTGCTCGACTACGCGGAACTCGTCCACCGCGCGGTCCTGCTCACGGGGCGCCAAGGCGTCGCCGAACGTCTCGCCGCGCAGTACGACGCCGTCTACGTGGACGAGTACCAGGACACCGACCCCGCCCAGGTGCGGCTCCTGCGTGCCCTGGCCGGCGGCGGCCGCACCCTGGTCGCCTTCGGCGACCCCGACCAGTCGATCTACGCCTTCAGGGGCGCCGACGTGAACGGCATCCTGGACTTTCCCGACGCCTTCCCGCGCGCGGACGGCCACCCCGCCCCGGTCGAGGTGCTGCGCACCTCCCGCCGCTCGGACGCCACCCTGCTCGCCGCCACCCGCCGGCTCACCCAGCGCATGCCCCTGACCCGGCTGCCCGCGCAGAAGGTACGCGCCCACCGCGAGCTGACGCCGGTACGGGACGGCGGCACCGTCGAGGTCTGCACGTACCCGACGGCGGGCACGGAACTGGACAACATCGCGGACATCCTGCGCCGCGCCCACCTGGAGGACGGCGTCCCCTGGGGCGAGATGGCCGTCCTGGTGCGCGCCGGCTCCCGCACGATCCCGGTGATCCGCCGCTCGCTCACCGCGGCCGGCGTACCGCTCGACATCGACGGCGACGACCTGCCCCTGCGGCACGAACCCGCGGTGACGCCGTTGCTGACGGCACTGCGGGCGGTCGCCCGCGCCGAGTCCGGGACGGGGACGGGCCCGGCACCGAGGCCGGGCGCCGACAACGACGCCCCTGAAGCCGCGCGCACACCGTCCGAAGACGCCGCCCTCCAGGAGACGGTCTCCTGGCTCGACACCGAGACCGCGCTCACCCTCCTCGCGTCACCCCTCGCCGGCATGGACGCCGCCGACCTGCGGCGCCTGGGCCGCGCACTGCGCGAGGAGGAGCGCACCGCCGGCAACCACGTACCGCCTCCCTCCGACGAGCTCCTCACCCTCGCACTGGCCGAACCGGAGCGGCTCGTCGCCCACGACCCCGCCTACGCCCGCGGAGCCCAGCGCCTCGGCGCGCTCCTGCGCACGGCACGGGAGCGTCTGGCGGGCGGTGGGACGGCCGAGGAGGCCCTCTGGGACCTCTGGGCAGGCACACCCTGGCCACAGCGCCTGGAGCGGGCCGCCCGGCGCGGCGGCGCCGCCGGACGCAACGCCGACCGCGACCTCGACGCCGTGTGCGCGCTGTTCGCGACCGCGGCCCGCGCCGAGGAACGCACCGGCGGCCGCGGCGCCCTCAACTTCCTGGAGGAGATCGACGCCCAGGACATCGCCGCCGACACCCTCAGCCGCCGGGCCGTACGCCCCGAGGCCGTCCGCCTGATGACCGCGCACCGCTCCAAGGGCCTGCAATGGCGCCTCGTCGTCGTCGCGGGCGTCCAGGAAGGTCTCTGGCCCGACCTGCGCCGCCGCGGCTCCCTGCTGGAGGCCGACCGCATCGGACGCGACGGCCTCGCCGAACCCCTCACCCCCGGAGCACTCCTCTCCGAAGAACGCCGCCTGTTCTACGTGGCGGCCACACGCGCGCGCGAACGCCTCGTCGTCACCGCGGTGAAGGCACCCGCCGACGACGGCGACCAGCCCTCCCGCTTCCTCACCGAACTCGGCGTGGAACCCAAGGACGTCACCGGCCGGCCCCGCCGCCCGCTGTCCGTCGCCGCACTCGTCGCCGAACTGCGCGCCACCACCGTCGACCCACGCGTCTCCGAACCCCTCCGGCAGGCCGCCGCCCACCGCCTGGCCAGGCTCGCCGCCCTCGCCGACGACGACGGCCGCCCCCTGGTGCCGTCCGCCCACCCCTACCGCTGGTGGGGCATGTACGACCCCACCGAGAGCAAAGTCCCGCTCCGCGACCGCGACCACCCCGTCGTGCTCTCCGGAAGCGCCCTCGACCAACTCGCCAACACCTGTGCCCTGCAGTGGTTCCTGGGCCGCGAGGTGAAGGCAGACGCGCCCGCGACCGCGGCCCAGGGCTTCGGCAACGTGGTGCACGTCCTCGCCGACGAGGTCGCCTCCGGACGCACCCCCGCCGACCTCGACGTCCTCATGGAACGCCTGGACTCCGTGTGGAACGCGCTCGCCTTCGACGCTCCCTGGAAGTCGGCGCAGGAGAAGGAGCACGCGCGCGTGGCGCTCGAACGCTTCCTGAAGTGGCACATCGACTCCAACCAGGTCCGCCCCGGCCGTACGCCCGTGGCCAGCGAGCACGACTTCGACGTGACCCTCGAAGCGGGCTCCTACGAAGTACGCATCCGCGGCTCCATGGACCGCGTCGAGACGGACACCGAGGGCCGCGCCTACGTGGTCGACTTCAAGACCGGCAAACACGCGCCCAGTGCCGCCGAGGTCGCCCACCATCCACAGCTCGCCGTCTACCAGCTCGCCGTCCGCGAAGGCGCCGTCGACGACGCCTTCGACGGCGTGCGCCCCGCGCCGGGCGGCGCCGAACTCGTCCAGCTCCGTCAGGGCGCCGCCCAGAAGAACGGCGGCGAGACCCTCCCCAAGGTGCAGGCCCAGGAACCCCTCACGGGGGAGTGGGTCGGCGACCTGCTGGCCACCGCCGCGGGCAAGGTCCTCGACGAACGGTTCTCACCGACCACCGGCCAGCACTGCACGCACTGCGCGTTCCGGGCGTCCTGCAGCGCCCGCGCGGAGGGACGTCACGTCGTCGAGTGA
- a CDS encoding MGMT family protein, with amino-acid sequence MSEESLPADELPDYAERVLEVADLIPPGRVMTYGDVAEWLEEGGPRQVGRVMALYGGAVPWWRVVRADGVLLPGHELEALDHYREEATPLKEASRASEGHVPRVDMRRARWDGDERAQGHT; translated from the coding sequence ATGAGCGAGGAGAGCCTTCCGGCGGACGAGCTGCCGGACTACGCGGAGCGGGTCCTTGAGGTCGCCGACCTCATTCCCCCCGGGCGCGTCATGACGTACGGGGATGTCGCGGAGTGGCTGGAGGAGGGCGGGCCGCGCCAGGTGGGACGCGTGATGGCCCTCTACGGAGGAGCGGTCCCGTGGTGGCGGGTCGTCCGCGCGGACGGCGTCCTCCTGCCGGGCCACGAACTCGAGGCCCTGGACCACTACCGCGAGGAGGCCACGCCGCTGAAGGAGGCGAGCAGGGCCTCCGAGGGACATGTGCCGCGCGTCGACATGAGACGAGCACGATGGGACGGCGACGAACGCGCGCAGGGTCACACCTGA
- a CDS encoding lysylphosphatidylglycerol synthase domain-containing protein — protein MRQQGVHPEGAESASAASSRPEAGEAAAEGSDKTAGEPAARTDSPSRADEKPSPAAHGTGTRRVTRDDDCGDEVHNDEVEGDEPLLPARVHRPSDLMRLLVGFLAIVVLLAIAAFAHGTTSGLEQDINKGTGQAPDLLIKIAGLASSIAILLVPVAFAIERLIKRDGLRIADGVLAAVLAHGVTLATDLWVAKAAPGSIQEALTQPSPGDIHALTDPVHGYLAPVIAYMTAVGMSRRPRWRSVLWVVLLLDAFSMLVTGYTTPFSIILTVLIGWTIAYGTLYAVGSPNVRPTGRTLMAGLRHVGFHPVSAAREETPDTSDNGDRGRRYFVTLEDGPPLDVTVVDREQQAQGFFYRVWRNLTLRGLATRRSLQSLRQALEQEALLAYAAIAAGANAPKLIATSELGPDAVMLVYEHTGGRTLDSLPGELITDGLLRDTWHQVQALQSRRIAHRRLAGDAILVDRSGTVILTDLRGGEIAAGDLLLRMDIAQLLTTLGLRVGAERTVASAVGVLGPDAVADCLPLLQPIALTRSTRATLRKLARERAQRERDAVLEASRQDKLARAEQAQHAETVAEKPGKKAVRAEQRAEKRALDEALDEAREEDLLTQIRHQVLRIRPQAPVEPARLERIKPRTLISFIAGAIGAYFLLTQLTHIEFASLFESAEWGWVAAAVLFSALSYFAAAMSLLGFVPERVPFLRTVAAQVAGSFVKIVAPAAVGGVALNTRFLQRAGVRPGLAVASVGASQLFGLGCHILMLLSFGYLTGTEKTPSLSPSRTVIAGLLTVAVLVLVVTSVPFLRKFIVTRVRSLFAGVVPRMLDVLQRPQKLVTGIGGMLLLTACFVMCLDASIRAFGHEETTTLSLASVAVVFLAGNALGSAAPTPGGVGAVEATLTVGLIAVGLPKEVAAPAVLLYRLLTLWLPVLPGWLFFNHLTRKGAL, from the coding sequence ATGAGGCAGCAGGGCGTGCACCCCGAAGGCGCGGAGAGTGCCTCCGCCGCTTCGTCGCGCCCGGAAGCCGGCGAAGCCGCCGCCGAGGGCAGTGACAAGACGGCCGGCGAGCCCGCCGCGAGGACCGATTCCCCTTCCAGGGCGGACGAAAAGCCCTCCCCCGCGGCGCACGGCACCGGGACTCGACGGGTGACGCGCGACGACGACTGCGGTGACGAGGTCCACAACGACGAGGTCGAGGGCGACGAACCGCTGCTGCCCGCGCGCGTGCACCGGCCGTCGGATCTGATGCGGCTGCTGGTCGGCTTCCTCGCGATCGTCGTGCTGCTCGCCATCGCGGCATTCGCGCACGGGACGACCTCGGGGCTCGAACAGGACATCAACAAGGGCACCGGTCAGGCCCCCGATCTGCTGATCAAGATCGCGGGGCTCGCGTCGAGCATCGCGATCCTGCTGGTGCCGGTCGCCTTCGCGATCGAGCGCCTGATCAAGCGGGACGGGCTGCGCATCGCCGACGGCGTGCTCGCCGCGGTCCTCGCACACGGAGTGACCCTCGCCACCGACCTGTGGGTCGCGAAGGCCGCGCCGGGCTCCATCCAGGAGGCCCTCACCCAGCCCTCGCCGGGTGACATCCACGCCCTCACCGACCCGGTGCACGGCTACCTGGCGCCCGTGATCGCGTACATGACGGCCGTCGGCATGTCCCGCAGACCCCGCTGGCGCTCGGTGCTGTGGGTGGTGCTCCTCCTGGACGCCTTCTCCATGCTGGTCACCGGCTACACGACACCGTTCTCGATCATCCTGACGGTGCTGATCGGCTGGACCATCGCCTACGGCACGCTGTACGCGGTGGGGTCGCCGAACGTCCGGCCGACCGGGCGGACGCTGATGGCGGGGCTGCGGCACGTCGGTTTCCATCCCGTCAGCGCGGCCCGCGAGGAGACTCCGGACACCTCCGACAACGGCGACCGCGGCCGGCGCTACTTCGTCACCCTGGAGGACGGCCCGCCGCTGGACGTCACGGTGGTCGACCGGGAGCAGCAGGCGCAGGGCTTCTTCTACCGGGTGTGGCGCAATCTGACCCTGCGCGGGCTCGCCACCCGTCGCAGCCTCCAGTCGCTGCGCCAGGCCCTGGAGCAGGAGGCGCTCCTCGCGTACGCGGCCATCGCGGCCGGTGCCAACGCGCCGAAGCTGATCGCGACCTCCGAGCTCGGTCCGGACGCCGTGATGCTCGTCTACGAGCACACGGGCGGACGCACCCTGGACTCGCTGCCCGGGGAGCTCATCACCGACGGTCTGCTGCGCGACACGTGGCATCAGGTGCAAGCGCTGCAGTCACGGCGCATCGCGCACCGCAGGCTCGCGGGTGACGCGATTTTGGTGGATCGTTCCGGCACGGTGATCCTCACCGATCTGCGGGGCGGCGAGATCGCGGCCGGGGATCTGCTGCTGCGCATGGACATCGCCCAGCTGCTGACCACTCTGGGGCTGCGTGTCGGTGCCGAGCGCACGGTGGCGTCCGCGGTCGGTGTGCTGGGTCCGGACGCCGTCGCCGACTGCTTGCCCCTGCTGCAGCCCATCGCGCTGACCCGCTCCACGCGCGCGACGCTGCGCAAACTGGCCCGGGAACGTGCCCAGCGCGAGCGTGACGCGGTGCTGGAGGCCTCCCGGCAGGACAAGCTCGCGCGCGCGGAGCAGGCCCAGCACGCCGAGACCGTGGCGGAGAAGCCCGGCAAGAAGGCCGTACGGGCGGAGCAGCGGGCCGAGAAGCGGGCGCTGGACGAAGCGCTGGACGAGGCCCGCGAGGAGGACCTGCTCACCCAGATCCGCCATCAGGTGCTGCGGATCAGACCGCAGGCACCGGTCGAGCCTGCCCGCCTGGAGCGGATCAAGCCGCGCACGCTGATCAGTTTCATCGCCGGTGCCATCGGCGCGTACTTCCTTCTGACCCAGCTCACCCACATCGAGTTCGCGAGCCTGTTCGAGAGCGCGGAGTGGGGCTGGGTCGCGGCGGCCGTGCTGTTCTCGGCGCTGAGCTACTTCGCGGCGGCGATGAGCCTGCTCGGCTTCGTGCCCGAACGGGTGCCGTTCCTGCGGACGGTGGCCGCGCAGGTGGCCGGCTCGTTCGTGAAGATCGTGGCGCCCGCGGCGGTCGGCGGTGTCGCTCTCAACACGCGCTTCCTGCAGCGTGCCGGGGTGCGGCCGGGGCTCGCGGTGGCGAGCGTCGGCGCGTCGCAGCTGTTCGGTCTCGGCTGTCACATCCTGATGCTGCTGTCCTTCGGCTATCTGACCGGCACGGAGAAGACGCCGTCGCTGTCGCCCTCCCGCACGGTCATCGCCGGTCTGCTGACGGTCGCGGTGCTGGTCCTCGTCGTGACGTCCGTGCCGTTCCTGCGGAAGTTCATCGTCACCCGTGTCAGGTCGCTGTTCGCCGGCGTCGTGCCGCGGATGCTGGACGTGCTGCAGCGGCCGCAGAAGCTCGTCACCGGCATCGGCGGCATGCTGCTGCTGACCGCCTGCTTCGTGATGTGCCTGGACGCGTCGATCCGTGCCTTCGGTCATGAGGAGACCACCACGCTCAGCCTCGCCAGCGTGGCCGTCGTCTTCCTCGCCGGCAACGCGCTCGGCTCGGCGGCGCCGACGCCCGGCGGTGTCGGCGCGGTCGAGGCGACGCTCACGGTCGGTCTGATCGCCGTCGGTCTCCCCAAGGAGGTCGCCGCGCCCGCGGTGCTGCTGTACCGGCTGCTGACGCTGTGGCTGCCGGTGCTGCCCGGCTGGCTGTTCTTCAACCACCTCACGCGCAAGGGCGCCCTGTAG